One genomic window of Rhizomicrobium sp. includes the following:
- a CDS encoding 3-deoxy-7-phosphoheptulonate synthase class II, which produces MAQPWSPQSWRSRPIRQVPDYPDKAALAAVEARLKTHPPLVFAGEARNLMSSLAEVSQGRAFLLQGGDCAESFAEFTANNIRDTFCVFLSMATVLTFGANLPVVKIGRIAGQFAKPRSDDFETQNGVTLPSYRGDNINGGEFTAAARTPDPERLMRAYYQAAATANLVRAFATGGYADLARARHWNLDHHHADLSRRYSEVVDKIDQGVDFMKTFSLADAVKQQTSRVDFYFSHEALLLPYEEALTRQDSITGEHYATSGHMVWIGDRTRQPDGAHVEFCRGVKNPIGLKCGPSLAEEDLIKLCATLNPENKPGRLTLIARYGSDKIAAHLPKLIRAVRREGLNVVWSCDPMHGNTIKLQSGYKTRPVDRVFEEVKSFFAIHRAEGTHAGGIHLEMTGQDVTECLGGAQAIREIDLFDRYQTACDPRLNASQALELAFLLADTIRAERVKSDRLAASA; this is translated from the coding sequence GTGGCCCAGCCCTGGTCCCCGCAAAGCTGGCGTTCCAGGCCGATCCGTCAGGTTCCGGACTATCCGGACAAGGCGGCTCTGGCGGCCGTGGAAGCACGCCTGAAGACCCACCCGCCGCTGGTGTTCGCCGGCGAGGCGCGCAATTTAATGTCCAGCCTGGCGGAGGTCTCCCAGGGCCGGGCTTTTCTGCTCCAGGGCGGCGATTGCGCCGAGAGCTTCGCCGAATTCACCGCCAACAACATCCGCGACACGTTCTGCGTTTTCCTCAGCATGGCGACGGTGCTGACCTTCGGCGCCAATTTGCCGGTGGTGAAGATCGGCCGCATCGCCGGGCAATTCGCCAAGCCGCGCTCCGACGATTTCGAGACCCAGAACGGCGTCACGCTGCCCTCCTATCGCGGCGACAACATTAACGGCGGGGAGTTCACCGCCGCCGCCCGCACGCCCGATCCCGAGCGCCTGATGCGCGCCTATTACCAGGCGGCGGCGACCGCCAATCTGGTGCGCGCCTTCGCGACCGGCGGCTATGCCGACCTCGCCCGCGCGCGGCACTGGAATCTCGACCACCACCACGCCGATCTCAGCCGCCGCTACAGCGAAGTGGTCGACAAGATCGACCAGGGCGTCGATTTCATGAAGACGTTCTCGCTGGCCGACGCGGTGAAGCAGCAGACCAGCCGCGTCGATTTCTATTTCAGCCACGAGGCGCTGCTGCTGCCTTACGAGGAAGCGCTGACCCGCCAGGATTCGATCACCGGCGAGCACTACGCCACCTCCGGCCACATGGTCTGGATCGGCGACCGCACGCGCCAGCCCGACGGCGCCCATGTCGAATTCTGCCGCGGCGTGAAAAATCCGATCGGCCTCAAATGCGGCCCCAGCCTCGCCGAGGAAGACCTCATCAAGCTCTGCGCCACGCTGAACCCGGAGAACAAGCCCGGCCGCCTGACGCTGATCGCGCGCTACGGCTCCGACAAGATCGCCGCCCATCTGCCCAAGCTGATCCGCGCGGTGCGCCGCGAGGGGCTGAACGTCGTGTGGTCCTGCGATCCGATGCACGGCAACACGATCAAGCTGCAATCCGGCTACAAGACGCGCCCCGTCGACCGGGTGTTCGAGGAGGTGAAATCCTTCTTCGCCATCCATCGCGCCGAAGGGACCCATGCCGGCGGCATCCATCTGGAGATGACCGGCCAGGACGTTACCGAATGCCTCGGCGGCGCCCAGGCGATCAGGGAGATCGACCTGTTCGACCGCTACCAGACCGCCTGCGACCCGCGCCTCAATGCGAGCCAGGCGCTGGAGCTCGCCTTCCTGCTCGCCGACACGATCCGCGCCGAACGCGTCAAAAGCGACCGCCTGGCGGCCTCGGCGTGA
- a CDS encoding type II toxin-antitoxin system prevent-host-death family antitoxin, which translates to MTEWSLKDAKEHFDEFIMATRKSPQLVVEDGGPVAVVIDAAEYERLAGKFPTSA; encoded by the coding sequence ATGACGGAATGGTCGCTCAAGGATGCGAAGGAGCATTTCGACGAGTTCATCATGGCCACTCGCAAGTCGCCGCAACTGGTTGTCGAAGATGGCGGGCCGGTGGCGGTTGTCATAGACGCCGCGGAATACGAACGGTTGGCGGGAAAGTTCCCCACCTCGGCCTGA
- a CDS encoding NADP-dependent oxidoreductase — protein sequence MDNQKNREIRLKSRPHGLPTTDNFELVETAVPTPGPGQVLVRNSYISVDPYMRGRMMDRQSYVPPFQIGEALTGSAIGQVVASNSEAVKVGDIVQSMYGWREWYVANGAEVQKFAPAAPLSAYLGALGMPGLTAYAGLLRVGALKDGERVFVSAASGAVGQVVCQIAKAKGCYVVGSVGSQEKADYLVSLGVDKAIVYKTCGDLNASLAAAFPQGIDVDFENVGGAHLEAAIYNMRPGGRIALCGMIDMYNATELPPGPCNLALAIGLGLTIKGFVVPSHYDLLADFHRDMAKWVAEGKMTWRETIVDCVESAPAAFIGLFKGENIGKMVVRVGPDKAV from the coding sequence ATGGACAACCAAAAGAACCGTGAAATCCGTCTGAAGTCCCGGCCCCACGGGCTGCCGACCACCGACAACTTCGAGCTGGTCGAGACCGCCGTGCCGACGCCGGGGCCGGGCCAGGTGCTGGTCCGCAACAGCTACATCTCGGTCGATCCCTATATGCGCGGGCGGATGATGGACCGGCAGAGCTATGTCCCGCCGTTCCAGATCGGCGAGGCGCTGACCGGCAGCGCCATCGGCCAGGTCGTCGCCTCCAACAGCGAGGCGGTAAAGGTCGGCGACATCGTGCAGAGCATGTATGGCTGGCGCGAATGGTATGTCGCGAACGGCGCGGAGGTGCAGAAATTCGCGCCGGCGGCTCCGCTGTCGGCCTATCTCGGCGCGCTCGGCATGCCGGGGCTGACGGCCTATGCGGGGCTGCTGCGCGTCGGCGCGCTGAAGGACGGCGAGCGGGTGTTCGTGTCGGCGGCGTCGGGCGCGGTCGGCCAGGTCGTGTGCCAGATCGCCAAGGCGAAGGGCTGTTACGTGGTGGGCTCGGTCGGCTCGCAGGAGAAGGCGGATTACCTGGTCTCGCTCGGGGTCGACAAGGCGATCGTCTACAAGACCTGCGGCGACCTCAACGCCTCGCTGGCGGCGGCGTTTCCGCAAGGCATCGACGTCGATTTCGAGAATGTCGGCGGGGCGCATCTGGAAGCGGCGATCTACAACATGCGGCCGGGCGGACGCATCGCGCTGTGCGGGATGATCGACATGTACAACGCGACGGAGCTGCCGCCGGGGCCGTGCAATCTGGCGCTGGCGATCGGGCTGGGGCTGACGATCAAGGGCTTCGTGGTGCCGAGCCACTACGACCTGCTGGCCGACTTCCACCGCGACATGGCGAAATGGGTGGCGGAAGGCAAGATGACATGGCGCGAGACGATCGTCGACTGCGTGGAGAGCGCGCCGGCCGCGTTCATCGGACTCTTCAAGGGCGAGAATATCGGCAAGATGGTGGTGCGGGTCGGACCGGACAAGGCGGTGTGA
- a CDS encoding Gfo/Idh/MocA family oxidoreductase encodes MIGAGAFGRHHASKYRHIDGVELVAIADPHPEVRKTSLANHGVPAVADWRELLGKVDLVSVCTPAQTHAEIVRAFLNAGAHVLVEKPIATSVEEADALIALAASTGLVLTVGHQERFVFAGTGLLDHKEVPLEIACWRMGPWTGRSADVSVVLDLMIHDLDLVHQLVPAEVFDVEATSRALHSRLADEVSADVTFTNGTIAHLETSRISDARRRGMRAEYADGVIEIDFVTRKIRNTTPRPLKALEQGDPLGESVAAFVAAVRDGAATLVRPEEARRALATALAIDDAAERAEAPRRALCGRRRGALIYS; translated from the coding sequence GTGATCGGCGCCGGCGCGTTCGGCCGGCACCACGCCTCCAAATACCGCCATATCGACGGCGTCGAGCTTGTCGCCATCGCCGATCCGCATCCCGAAGTGCGCAAGACCTCGCTGGCGAACCACGGCGTGCCCGCCGTGGCCGACTGGCGCGAGCTGCTCGGCAAGGTCGATCTCGTCAGCGTCTGCACCCCGGCCCAGACCCATGCCGAGATCGTGCGCGCCTTCCTGAACGCCGGCGCCCATGTCCTGGTCGAGAAGCCCATCGCCACCTCCGTGGAGGAGGCCGACGCGCTGATCGCGCTCGCTGCCTCCACCGGCCTGGTGCTGACCGTCGGCCACCAGGAGCGTTTCGTCTTCGCCGGCACCGGCCTGCTCGACCACAAGGAAGTGCCGCTGGAGATCGCCTGCTGGCGCATGGGTCCGTGGACCGGCCGCAGCGCCGACGTTTCCGTCGTGCTCGACCTGATGATCCACGACCTCGACCTGGTGCACCAATTGGTGCCGGCCGAGGTGTTCGATGTCGAGGCCACCAGCCGCGCGCTGCACAGCCGCCTCGCCGACGAGGTGAGCGCCGACGTGACCTTCACCAACGGCACCATCGCCCATCTGGAGACCAGCCGCATCTCCGACGCCCGCCGCCGCGGCATGCGCGCCGAATATGCCGACGGCGTGATCGAGATCGACTTCGTCACCCGCAAGATCAGGAACACCACGCCGCGTCCCTTGAAGGCGCTGGAGCAGGGCGATCCGCTCGGCGAATCCGTGGCGGCTTTCGTCGCCGCGGTGCGCGACGGCGCCGCGACCTTGGTGCGTCCGGAGGAAGCCCGCCGGGCATTGGCCACCGCGCTCGCCATCGACGACGCCGCCGAGCGCGCCGAAGCCCCCCGCCGAGCCCTATGTGGCCGTCGCCGCGGCGCGCTGATTTATAGCTGA
- a CDS encoding NAD+ synthase → MTDRFRIALAQLNPVMGDIHGNLKKARAARAEAAAAKADVILFPELYIVGYPPEDLVLKPALQSDAMEAIGKFARDTADGGPAILVGSPWVENDKLYNACLLLDGGAIAAKTFKVDLPNYGVFDEKRVFVPGPMPGPFNIRGVRIGVPICEDIWTPDVVECLSETGAEILLVPNGSPFEAGKEDVRLNLIAARVTETKLPLVYLNQVGGQDELVFDGASLVCNADRSVAWALPAWEEKIVVTEWTRGLTGWVCKPGERAPSEERSRQVYHAMMLGLRDYVNKNRFPGVVLGMSGGIDSALSAAVAVDALGPDRVRCVMLPSKYTSAESLTDAAECSALLGVHYDTVAIEDVVNAFGAALAPTFAGKRVDTTEENIQSRARGVILMAISNKFGPMVLTTGNKSEMSVGYATLYGDMCGGYNVLKDVYKMEVFALARWRNQASPRGCLGPTTRVIPERIITKPPSAELRENQKDEDSLPPYEILDGILECLVEREMTFEDTCARGYHPATVKRIEQLLYTSEYKRRQAPPGVKISARNFGRDRRYPITNAFRDARD, encoded by the coding sequence ATGACAGACCGTTTCCGCATCGCGCTCGCCCAGCTCAATCCGGTCATGGGCGACATTCACGGCAACCTGAAGAAGGCCCGCGCCGCCCGCGCCGAGGCCGCCGCCGCCAAGGCCGACGTGATCCTGTTCCCAGAACTCTACATCGTCGGCTATCCGCCGGAGGACCTCGTCCTCAAGCCGGCGCTGCAATCCGACGCGATGGAAGCGATCGGGAAATTCGCCCGCGACACCGCCGATGGCGGCCCTGCAATCCTCGTGGGCTCGCCCTGGGTGGAGAACGACAAGCTTTACAATGCCTGCCTCCTGCTCGATGGCGGCGCCATCGCGGCCAAGACCTTCAAGGTCGATCTGCCGAATTACGGCGTGTTCGATGAGAAGCGCGTCTTCGTTCCCGGCCCGATGCCCGGCCCGTTCAACATCCGCGGCGTGCGCATCGGCGTGCCGATCTGCGAGGACATCTGGACGCCCGACGTCGTCGAATGCCTGTCGGAGACCGGTGCCGAGATTCTGCTGGTGCCCAACGGCTCACCGTTCGAGGCCGGCAAGGAAGACGTGCGCCTGAACCTGATCGCCGCGCGCGTCACCGAAACGAAATTGCCATTGGTCTATCTCAACCAGGTCGGCGGCCAGGACGAGCTGGTGTTCGACGGCGCCTCGCTGGTCTGCAACGCCGACCGCTCCGTCGCCTGGGCGCTGCCCGCCTGGGAAGAGAAGATCGTCGTCACCGAATGGACCCGCGGCCTCACCGGCTGGGTCTGCAAGCCCGGCGAGCGCGCCCCGTCGGAGGAGCGTTCGCGCCAAGTCTATCACGCGATGATGCTGGGCCTGCGCGACTATGTGAACAAGAACCGCTTCCCCGGCGTGGTGCTGGGCATGTCCGGCGGCATCGACAGCGCGCTCAGCGCCGCCGTCGCGGTCGATGCGCTCGGGCCCGACCGCGTGCGCTGCGTGATGCTGCCGAGCAAATACACCTCCGCCGAAAGCCTCACTGACGCCGCCGAATGCTCAGCCCTGCTCGGCGTGCATTACGACACCGTCGCCATCGAGGACGTGGTGAACGCCTTCGGCGCGGCGCTGGCGCCGACCTTCGCCGGCAAGCGCGTCGACACGACGGAGGAGAACATCCAGTCGCGCGCCCGCGGCGTGATCCTGATGGCGATCTCCAACAAGTTCGGGCCCATGGTGCTCACCACCGGCAACAAGAGCGAGATGAGCGTCGGCTACGCCACGCTCTATGGCGACATGTGCGGCGGCTACAATGTGCTGAAGGACGTCTACAAGATGGAGGTCTTCGCGCTCGCCCGCTGGCGCAACCAGGCGAGCCCGCGTGGCTGCCTGGGCCCCACCACGCGCGTCATCCCGGAACGCATCATCACCAAGCCGCCGAGCGCCGAATTGCGCGAGAACCAGAAGGACGAGGATTCGCTGCCGCCCTACGAGATTCTCGACGGCATCCTGGAATGCCTGGTCGAGCGCGAGATGACCTTCGAGGACACCTGCGCCAGGGGCTATCATCCGGCGACCGTGAAGCGGATCGAGCAGCTCCTTTACACGAGCGAATACAAACGTCGCCAGGCCCCGCCCGGCGTCAAGATCAGCGCGAGGAATTTCGGGAGAGACCGCCGCTATCCGATCACCAATGCGTTTCGGGACGCGCGGGATTGA
- the cysS gene encoding cysteine--tRNA ligase, with the protein MTIRLHNTLTRSKDVFVPQDPKNVRMYVCGPTVYDFAHIGNARPAIVFDVLFRLLRHTYGEGHVTYVRNITDIDDKINARAAERAAADNRNIPILQVLRELTDATYGIYRQDVAALGCLEPSVMPRATEYVAPMIAMVEALIAAGYAYAAEGHVLFRVKNKADYGKLARRSLDDMLAGARVDVAPYKEDPMDFVLWKPSDPAQPGWDSPWGRGRPGWHLECSAMIEATMGETIDIHGGGIDLVFPHHENEIAQSEGAHHGHALARYWLHNGFLNVEGEKMSKSLGNFVTIHELLADWPGEVLRFNMLRSHYRQPMDWTVAGMNESWKTLEKWYAVTEPLADPPIGAAFLEALSDDLNTPQAIAELHKGSDHELAGGLGLLGFSNVQLNLAAKKAVDDVAIADAIEARKAARARKDFKESDRIRDELLAQGIVLKDGPTGTTWEVKR; encoded by the coding sequence ATGACCATCCGCCTCCACAACACCCTGACCCGATCCAAGGACGTCTTCGTCCCGCAGGACCCCAAGAACGTGCGGATGTATGTCTGCGGCCCGACGGTCTACGACTTCGCCCATATCGGCAACGCGCGGCCGGCCATCGTGTTCGACGTGCTGTTCCGGCTGCTCCGCCACACTTACGGCGAAGGCCACGTGACCTATGTCCGCAACATCACGGACATCGACGACAAGATCAACGCGCGCGCCGCCGAACGCGCCGCCGCCGACAACCGCAACATCCCTATCCTTCAGGTCCTGCGCGAACTCACCGACGCGACCTACGGCATCTACCGCCAGGATGTCGCCGCGCTCGGCTGCCTGGAGCCCAGCGTCATGCCGCGCGCCACCGAATATGTCGCCCCGATGATCGCGATGGTCGAGGCGCTGATTGCCGCCGGCTATGCCTATGCCGCAGAGGGCCATGTCCTCTTTCGCGTCAAGAACAAGGCCGACTACGGCAAGCTGGCGCGCCGCAGCCTGGACGACATGCTGGCCGGCGCCCGTGTCGATGTCGCTCCGTACAAGGAAGACCCGATGGACTTCGTCTTGTGGAAGCCGTCGGACCCCGCGCAGCCCGGCTGGGACAGCCCCTGGGGCCGCGGCCGCCCGGGCTGGCACCTGGAATGCTCCGCGATGATCGAGGCCACGATGGGCGAGACCATCGACATCCATGGCGGCGGCATCGACCTGGTCTTCCCGCATCACGAGAACGAGATCGCGCAATCCGAAGGCGCGCATCACGGCCATGCGCTCGCCCGTTATTGGCTGCACAACGGCTTCTTGAATGTCGAAGGCGAGAAGATGTCGAAGAGCCTCGGCAATTTCGTCACCATCCACGAGTTGCTCGCGGACTGGCCGGGCGAGGTGCTGCGCTTCAACATGCTGCGCAGCCATTACCGCCAGCCGATGGACTGGACCGTCGCCGGCATGAACGAAAGCTGGAAGACGCTGGAGAAGTGGTACGCCGTCACCGAGCCGCTGGCCGATCCGCCGATCGGCGCCGCCTTCCTCGAAGCGCTCAGCGACGATCTCAACACGCCGCAGGCGATCGCCGAACTGCACAAGGGCAGCGACCACGAGCTGGCCGGCGGCCTCGGCCTGCTCGGCTTCTCCAATGTGCAGCTCAATCTCGCCGCGAAGAAGGCGGTCGACGACGTCGCCATCGCCGACGCCATCGAGGCCCGCAAGGCCGCCCGCGCCCGTAAGGACTTCAAGGAAAGCGACCGCATCCGCGACGAGCTTCTCGCCCAGGGCATCGTCCTCAAAGACGGCCCCACCGGCACGACGTGGGAGGTGAAGCGGTGA
- the cimA gene encoding citramalate synthase: MYLERLYIFDTTLRDGAQTQGVDFSVEDKRQIALALDGLGIDYVEGGWPGANPTDTAFFAERPPLAKARFTAFGMTKRPGRSAANDPSLSAVLDAKADAVCLVGKTWDFHVDVALDIPRTDNIDGIAESVAAIVAKKREALFDAEHFFDGYKANPEYALACIRAAHDAGARWLVLCDTNGGTLPEDVYEIVSEVKLELPGAALGIHAHNDTEQAVAVSLAALRGGARQIQGTLNGLGERCGNANLCALLPTLLLKEPYATRFETGVTTDQLKQLVHVSRLLDEILNRAPNRHAAYVGPSAFAHKGGLHSSAVAKDPRTYEHVPPETVGNQRKILVSDQAGRSNLLARLSEVGIDLDAKDERISRLLEDIKQREFLGYAYDGAEASFELLARRALGELPDYFDVDSFRVLVERRHNARGELVTVSEAVVKLTVGGEPLLTVAESGNGPIDALDQALRKDLGKYSSHLSDLKLVDYKVRILTSGTEAVTRVMVESADGKGNRWSTVGVSENLVDASFEALTDSVRYKLFRDGAGA; encoded by the coding sequence ATGTATTTGGAAAGATTATATATTTTCGACACCACCCTGCGCGATGGGGCGCAGACCCAGGGCGTCGATTTCTCGGTGGAGGACAAGCGCCAGATCGCGCTCGCGCTCGACGGCCTCGGCATCGACTATGTCGAGGGCGGCTGGCCCGGCGCCAACCCGACCGACACGGCGTTCTTTGCGGAGCGTCCGCCGCTTGCGAAGGCCCGCTTCACGGCGTTCGGCATGACCAAGCGCCCCGGCCGCAGCGCCGCCAACGATCCCAGTCTCTCCGCCGTGCTGGATGCGAAGGCCGACGCGGTGTGCCTGGTCGGCAAGACCTGGGACTTCCACGTCGACGTCGCGCTCGATATTCCGCGCACGGACAATATCGACGGCATCGCCGAATCCGTCGCCGCGATCGTCGCGAAGAAGCGCGAGGCGCTGTTCGACGCCGAGCATTTCTTCGACGGCTACAAGGCCAATCCGGAGTACGCGCTCGCCTGCATCCGCGCGGCGCACGACGCCGGCGCGCGCTGGCTCGTGCTGTGCGACACCAACGGCGGCACGCTCCCCGAAGACGTCTACGAGATCGTATCGGAGGTGAAGCTCGAACTGCCCGGCGCGGCGCTCGGCATCCACGCCCACAATGACACCGAGCAGGCGGTCGCCGTCAGCCTCGCGGCGCTGCGCGGCGGCGCGCGCCAGATCCAGGGCACGCTGAACGGCCTGGGCGAACGCTGCGGCAACGCCAATCTCTGTGCCCTGCTGCCGACCCTGCTGCTGAAAGAGCCTTATGCCACGCGGTTCGAAACCGGCGTGACGACGGACCAACTCAAGCAACTCGTTCACGTCTCCCGCCTGCTCGATGAGATCCTCAACCGCGCCCCCAACCGCCACGCCGCCTATGTCGGCCCCTCGGCCTTCGCGCACAAGGGCGGGCTGCATTCCTCCGCCGTGGCGAAAGACCCGCGCACCTATGAGCACGTACCGCCGGAAACGGTCGGCAACCAGCGCAAGATCCTGGTCTCGGACCAGGCCGGCCGCTCCAACCTGCTGGCGCGGCTCTCCGAGGTCGGCATCGATCTCGACGCCAAGGACGAACGCATCTCCCGCCTCTTGGAAGACATCAAGCAGCGCGAATTCCTCGGCTATGCCTATGACGGCGCCGAAGCCTCGTTCGAGCTTCTCGCCCGCCGCGCGCTGGGCGAATTGCCCGACTATTTCGATGTCGACTCGTTCCGCGTCCTGGTCGAGCGCCGCCACAATGCGCGCGGCGAACTCGTCACGGTCTCCGAAGCGGTGGTGAAGCTGACGGTCGGCGGCGAGCCGCTGCTCACCGTCGCCGAAAGCGGCAACGGCCCGATCGACGCGCTGGACCAGGCGCTGCGCAAGGACCTCGGCAAATACTCGTCCCATCTCTCCGACCTGAAGCTGGTGGACTACAAGGTCCGCATCCTCACGAGCGGCACGGAAGCCGTGACCCGCGTGATGGTCGAAAGCGCCGACGGCAAGGGTAATCGCTGGTCCACGGTCGGTGTGTCGGAAAATCTTGTCGATGCCTCTTTCGAGGCGCTGACGGATTCGGTCCGCTACAAGCTCTTCCGCGACGGCGCCGGTGCCTAA
- a CDS encoding TIGR00730 family Rossman fold protein — translation MENNTPAICVFCGSSPGVKPAYAAAARELGSGIGGRGWSVVFGGGNNGLMGIVARSAHDAGAKVVGILPDFLKKIEVPLEPESEELVIVPDMQIRKQKMLAASDAFVVLPGGLGTLDELFEVLSISQLKVHDKPILIVDTEGFFAPLWPMLAKIIDEGFAHARIGSLYHVVKTPAEAMARLEALLGRAPR, via the coding sequence ATGGAAAACAACACTCCTGCCATCTGCGTTTTCTGCGGCTCCTCGCCGGGCGTCAAGCCGGCTTACGCGGCCGCCGCGCGGGAGCTTGGCAGCGGGATCGGCGGGCGCGGCTGGTCGGTGGTGTTCGGCGGCGGGAACAACGGCCTGATGGGCATCGTAGCACGGTCGGCGCATGACGCGGGCGCGAAAGTGGTCGGCATCCTGCCGGACTTCCTGAAGAAGATCGAGGTGCCGCTGGAGCCGGAATCCGAGGAACTCGTCATCGTGCCGGACATGCAGATCCGCAAGCAGAAGATGTTGGCGGCGTCGGACGCCTTCGTCGTGCTGCCGGGCGGACTCGGCACGCTGGACGAGCTGTTCGAGGTGCTGTCGATCTCCCAGCTCAAGGTGCACGACAAGCCGATCCTGATCGTCGACACGGAAGGCTTCTTCGCGCCGCTGTGGCCGATGCTGGCGAAGATCATCGACGAGGGCTTCGCGCATGCGCGCATCGGAAGCCTCTATCACGTCGTGAAGACGCCGGCCGAAGCCATGGCGCGGCTCGAGGCGCTGCTCGGCCGCGCGCCGCGTTAG
- a CDS encoding ABC transporter ATP-binding protein/permease has protein sequence MTHPAVEEGDGAPSFRPLWMLMPYLWPKGQPELRLRVVVSLVFMVLATAATSVSPLFFGDAVDSLTGPATKIVLAIALAWIGAYVVSRILMQALAQLRDGIFAKVQYHAMREVAVSTFAHVHTLSLRFHLERKTGGLSRVIERGTKGIDTLLSFALFSIFPTVLLLVFYTFILLDRLNLWVAVATLAMTVGYVWFTFAITRWRIQFRRDMNQSDQDANTKAVDSLLNYETVKYFNNEGHETRRFDTSMEKYARASIQAQISLALLNTGQAVIMAVGLGVVLWLAAIAIKQGLITVGTFTAASAILIQLYQPLNLLGTVYREITQAMVDMEAMFRLLHQPIEVKDKPGAPDVKVTGGAIEFKDVVFSYEPARTVLKGISFTVPAGKTVAVVGPSGAGKSTISRILYRFYDIKSGSVTIDGQDIRDVTQASLRHVIGIVPQDTVLFNDTVRYNIAYGRIGASEAEIKEAARLAQIDKFIRELPLGYDAMVGERGLKLSGGEKQRVAIARTILKNPPILLLDEATSALDTHTEREIQGALYEVSRNRTSLVIAHRLSTVIDADEILVLDHGEIVERGRHDELVALGGHYASMWNKQKQAAEARELLKAVEDDPEVAPGVARATPVAAD, from the coding sequence ATGACGCACCCCGCGGTCGAGGAGGGCGACGGCGCACCGTCCTTCCGTCCCTTGTGGATGCTGATGCCCTATCTGTGGCCCAAGGGGCAGCCGGAGCTGCGCCTGCGCGTCGTGGTGTCGCTCGTCTTCATGGTGCTGGCGACCGCGGCCACCAGCGTCTCGCCCTTGTTCTTCGGCGACGCGGTCGATTCGCTGACCGGGCCGGCCACGAAAATCGTTCTCGCCATCGCGCTGGCCTGGATCGGCGCCTATGTCGTGTCGCGCATCCTGATGCAGGCGCTGGCCCAGCTGCGCGACGGCATCTTCGCCAAGGTGCAGTATCACGCCATGCGCGAAGTCGCGGTCTCGACCTTCGCCCATGTCCATACGCTGTCGCTGCGGTTCCATCTGGAGCGCAAGACCGGCGGGCTGTCGCGGGTGATCGAGCGCGGCACCAAGGGCATCGACACGCTGCTGTCCTTCGCGCTGTTCAGCATCTTTCCCACTGTCCTACTGCTCGTCTTCTACACCTTCATCCTCTTGGACCGGCTCAATCTGTGGGTCGCCGTCGCCACCTTGGCGATGACGGTCGGCTATGTCTGGTTCACCTTCGCGATCACGCGCTGGCGCATCCAGTTCCGCCGCGACATGAACCAGAGCGACCAGGACGCGAACACCAAGGCCGTCGACAGCCTGCTCAATTACGAGACCGTCAAATATTTCAACAACGAAGGCCACGAGACGCGGCGCTTCGACACGTCGATGGAGAAATACGCGCGGGCCTCGATCCAGGCGCAGATCTCGCTCGCGCTGCTCAACACCGGCCAGGCCGTGATCATGGCGGTGGGGCTCGGCGTCGTGCTGTGGCTGGCCGCCATCGCCATCAAGCAGGGCCTCATCACGGTCGGAACCTTCACCGCCGCGAGCGCGATCCTCATCCAGCTCTATCAGCCGCTGAACCTGCTCGGCACCGTCTATCGCGAGATCACCCAGGCCATGGTCGACATGGAGGCGATGTTCCGCCTCCTGCACCAACCCATCGAAGTGAAGGACAAGCCGGGCGCGCCGGACGTGAAGGTCACGGGCGGCGCGATCGAATTCAAGGACGTGGTCTTTTCCTACGAACCGGCGCGCACCGTCCTCAAGGGCATCAGCTTCACCGTCCCCGCCGGCAAGACGGTCGCGGTGGTCGGCCCGTCGGGCGCCGGCAAGTCGACCATCAGCCGCATCCTCTACCGTTTCTACGACATCAAATCCGGCAGCGTGACGATCGACGGCCAGGACATCCGCGACGTGACGCAGGCCTCGCTCCGCCACGTCATCGGCATCGTTCCGCAGGACACGGTGCTGTTCAACGACACGGTCCGGTACAACATCGCCTATGGCCGCATCGGCGCGAGCGAGGCCGAAATCAAGGAGGCCGCCCGCCTCGCCCAGATCGACAAATTCATCCGCGAATTGCCGCTCGGCTACGACGCCATGGTCGGCGAGCGCGGCCTGAAACTTTCCGGCGGCGAGAAGCAGCGCGTCGCCATCGCCCGCACGATCTTGAAGAACCCGCCGATCCTCCTGCTGGACGAGGCGACCTCGGCCCTCGACACCCATACCGAACGTGAGATCCAGGGCGCGCTCTACGAAGTCTCCCGCAACCGCACCTCGCTCGTCATCGCCCATCGCCTCTCGACGGTGATCGACGCCGACGAGATCCTGGTGCTCGACCATGGCGAGATCGTCGAGCGCGGCCGCCATGACGAACTCGTCGCCCTGGGCGGCCACTACGCCTCGATGTGGAACAAGCAGAAGCAGGCCGCCGAGGCGCGCGAACTTCTCAAGGCCGTGGAGGACGATCCCGAAGTGGCGCCCGGCGTCGCCCGCGCCACGCCGGTTGCCGCGGACTGA